A single genomic interval of Cucumis sativus cultivar 9930 chromosome 5, Cucumber_9930_V3, whole genome shotgun sequence harbors:
- the LOC116403686 gene encoding uncharacterized protein LOC116403686 codes for MASTSTNGPMYKIDPAHHFQSIALQVWAYESIPTITECGVHKVSNDAIPRMLRWVCELSPKSHVLQRQVFDSPMFLINVVIEMMPEEEEHLRMSSGELVEKTHPYNTVSEKNGDSKRPGEASNDDNDCKKSKKKKKWKSKMKEVVRKLKYRVAVLENERESLKSMLSTILKHLEVQKKGEEGDCTGVEGHDAQTEDVDTPGTPSWLRMPKEDDTSDGVKHVERQKQGVEANRTEDDTMDELDKKVHIHSEEPVDVVDDLNEEIGVKSLTYFDSDVMEIEPLSTERPHVRPARSKRASVYLSTPFTALDKRTTKSITTTSQSQPSVYDPMHKIPDAHLDRLRAWITDKRTKDEVRETFHGKKSKEFFRDLFMCRRWLADEHLDALFLLIRFNIKTAMIPTAQNFTTVDTLFMRLLVAKWPEYQECIKENRPFHWKEEYRLVDYVVGSKQDCQDPWVNVDYIYSPFNIYGNHWILLCLDLVRCQVKVWDSLPSMTSAEDMRSILEPIQEMVPNLLDATGFFVRRGGSSTHKEPWPLVIVDSIPLQRNNSDCGVFTIKYFEYEASGLDVATLCQENMSYFRKQLAFQLWTNNPMY; via the exons ATGGCTTCGACATCAACTAACGGTCCCATGTACAAGATTGACCCTGCTCATCATTTTCAGTCTATA GCGTTACAG GTTTGGGCATATGAGTCTATACCAACCATCACTGAATGTGGTGTACATAAAGTAAGCAACGATGCAATACCACGAATGCTGAGGTGGGTGTGCGAACTATCGCCGAAGTCTCATGTCCTACAGAGGCAGGTGTTTGACTCACCAATG TTCTTAATTAACGTGGTAATTGAGATGATGCCTGAAGAGGAGGAGCATCTAAGAATGTCTTCAGGGGAACTTGTTGAGAAAACTCATCCATATAACACCGTTTCTGAGAAGAATGGTGATTCAAAACGACCAGGAGAAGCTAGTAATGATGACAATGACTGCaaaaagagtaagaaaaagaagaagtggaAGTCTAAGATGAAAGAAGTTGTTCGAAAACTCAAATATCGAGTAGCGGTTCTCGAGAATGAACGTGAAAGCCTAAAATCAATGCTGTCGACTATATTGAAACACCTTGAAGTTCAAAAAAAG GGTGAAGAAGGAGACTGCACGGGAGTTGAAGGTCATGATGCCCAGACCGAAGATGTTGACACACCCGGTACACCTTCTTGGTTGAGGATGCCCAAGGAGGATGACACAAGTGATGGGGTGAAACATGTTGAACGTCAAAAGCAG GGTGTCGAAGCAAACCGCACGGAGGATGACACAATGGATGAGTTGGATAAGAAGGTTCATATTCATTCGGAGGAGCCAGTAGACGTCGTTGACGATTTGAACGAGGAAATTGGAGTAAAAAGTCTTACTTATTTTGATTCAGACGTCATGGAAATAGAACCATTATCCACTGAACGACCACATGTTCGGCCCGCACGTAGCAAGCGTGCAAGTGTATACTTGTCAACCCCCTTCACAGCTTTAGATAAACGGACTACAAAATCAATCACCACCACCTCTCAGTCTCAACCATCCGTCTATGATCCTATGCACAAAATACCTGACGCCCATTTAGATCGACTCAGAGCTTGGATCACAGACAAGCGTACGAAAGATGAGGTGCGTGAAACTTTTCACGGGAAAAAATCGAAGGAGTTTTTCAGAGACTTGTTCATGTGTCGTCGGTGGTTGGCGGATGAG cATTTGGATGCACTGTTTCTTCTCATTCGCTTCAACATTAAGACAGCCATGATACCTACTGCTCAAAACTTCACAACTGTAGACACACTATTCATG cGACTATTAGTTGCGAAGTGGCCTGAATACCAAGAATGTATTAAAGAGAATCGACCATTTCACTGGAAGGAGGAGTATCGGTTGGTTGACTATGTTGTCGGATCAAAACAAGACTGTCAAGATCCTTGGGTGAATGTTGATTACATTTACTCTCCATTCAATATCTATGGCAATCATTGGATTCTATTATGCTTGGACTTGGTACGTTGTCAAGTTAAGGTATGGGATTCGCTTCCGTCGATGACGAGTGCCGAAGATATGAGAAGCATATTAGAGCCAATTCAAGAGATGGTGCCAAATTTGCTCGATGCTACTGGATTCTTTGTTAGGAGAGGCGGATCATCAACACACAAGGAACCTTGGCCACTTGTCATTGTCGACTCCATTCCACTTCAACGCAACAATAGTGATTGTGGTGTATTTACAATTAAGTATTTCGAATATGAAGCTTCTGGTTTAGATGTAGCTACattatgtcaagaaaacatgtcatattttagaaaacaattggcATTTCAATTATGGACCAACAATCCCATGTATTGA
- the LOC116403682 gene encoding uncharacterized protein LOC116403682 produces the protein MSHIPMLVRYGGMWDERRRKYEGGMLKGIVVSKEITHKDLQAELYDLAEVDPSKFDVMIRCIYEIKVEHEAPTFELSNDRDLKFYLLSENPLKVPLYVSFEPKSNQSKKVLSKDYNSVSGSNQAHNLNPHPPIVMDTLNENEVHVREVEVGLCDNVIGTTSAIWESYESYDSKDETFTWEPVEMNSESFDIPQHRDGPTKDCKGKSKVRYSSSSQKLKTDMNDWSEESSTSEEFDVGQIFFSKKDLSMRLSVLAMKKKFQFVVKKSTKEVLFVRCIDNKCGWRLRAMRLKDSNIFKIKKYVKVHSCSLDVLNRDHRQAKSWVVGELIKSKFKGVGRLYKPRDIIEDMRQDYGINMSYEKAWRARENAYERVRGCPEESYNLLLRYGEALKLANVGTIFHMELEDNRFFKYLFMAVGPCVRGFLNCIRPVIVMDGTFLKNKYRGQLIVAVCLDGNNQIYPLAFGVVDRETDASIQWFLEKLKGAIGEVPNLGFVTDRKTCFSKCIASVFPSAFHGLCVQHLTQNLNDKYKNDTIATLFYNASRTYRESTFSEAWRSILAFPNDSGKYLNDVGITRWSRFHCPGRRYNMMTTNIAESMNSILKEPRDLPIASFLEHVRALLQRWFWERREEGIKVTSTLTKWAELVLQKKQERALTMKVNPIDCYQFHVKDLDKEEVINLHTQECTCKEFQAEQLPCAHAIAVARDRNINVYSLCANYYTNECLLAAYSEAVYPVGNQSEWKTTEEYVHMTVLPPKVVKRVGRPKKKRIPSVGEAPKLHKCGRCKETGHNRLTCTNPISYIQKSSIQD, from the coding sequence ATGTCACATATTCCCATGTTAGTGCGTTACGGTGGTATGTGGGATGAGAGGCGAAGAAAATACGAAGGAGGCATGTTAAAAGGCATCGTTGTCAGTaaagaaataacacataaagATTTACAGGCAGAATTATATGACCTTGCAGAAGTTGACCCTTCAAAGTTCGACGTAATGATAAGATGCATATATGAGATAAAAGTGGAACACGAAGCTCCTACATTTGAGTTAAGCAATGAccgtgatttgaagttttatcttcttagtGAAAATCCATTAAAGGTCCCTTTATACGTCTCATTTGAGCCTAAAAGtaatcaaagcaaaaaagtgTTAAGCAAAGATTACAATTCAGTATCTGGCAGCAACCAAGCTCATAACTTAAACCCTCATCCTCCAATTGTAATGGATACattaaatgagaatgaagTTCATGTtcgtgaagttgaagttggctTGTGTGATAACGTGATAGGGACCACTTCGGCTATATGGGAATCATATGAGTCATATGATTCGAAAGATGAGACTTTTACATGGGAGCCAGTAGAGATGAATAGTGAATCATTTGACATCCCACAACATAGAGATGGTCCTACAAAAGattgcaaaggaaaatctaaagTTCGTTACAGCTCTTCTAGCCAAAAGTTGAAGACAGACATGAATGATTGGTCCGAAGAAAGCTCTACAAGTGAGGAGTTTGATGtaggacaaatatttttttccaaaaaagattTGTCAATGAGATTAAGTGTCTtggcaatgaaaaaaaaatttcagttTGTAGTAAAAAAGTCTACAAAAGAGGTTCTCTTTGTTAGATGCATTGACAACAAGTGTGGTTGGAGACTGCGAGCGATGAGATTGaaggattcaaatatatttaagattaaaaagtatgtCAAAGTTCATTCGTGTtctcttgacgttttgaaTCGTGACCATAGGCAAGCAAAATCTTGGGTTGTTGGAGAATTAATAAAGTCAAAGTTCAAGGGAGTCGGTCGTCTATACAAACCACGTGATATCATAGAAGACATGAGGCAAGACTATGGCATAAATATGAGTTATGAAAAAGCATGGCGCGCTAGAGAAAATGCGTATGAACGAGTGCGCGGGTGTCCTGAAGAGTCATATAATCTATTGCTTAGATATGGTGAAGCTCTCAAACTTGCAAATGTAGGTACAATATTTCACATGGAACTTGAAGATAATCgtttcttcaaatatctttttatggcTGTTGGTCCATGTGTTCGAGGATTCTTAAACTGCATTAGACCGGTTATAGTCATGGATGGAACATTCCTTAAGAACAAATATCGGGGTCAGTTGATAGTTGCTGTTTGCTTGGAtggtaacaatcaaatttatcctCTTGCCTTTGGAGTGGTGGACAGAGAAACAGATGCTTCAATACAGTGGTTCttagagaaattgaaaggtGCAATAGGAGAGGTGCCTAATCTAGGCTTCGTGACAGAtcgaaaaacatgtttttctaaGTGTATTGCATCGGTTTTTCCCTCCGCATTCCATGGACTTTGTGTCCAACACttgactcaaaatttgaatgataaatacAAGAATGACACTATAGCTACTTTGTTTTACAATGCATCTAGAACATATCGTGAATCAACGTTCTCAGAAGCGTGGAGAAGTATTCTTGCATTTCCTAATGATtcaggaaaatatttaaacgatgTTGGAATAACACGTTGGTCTCGTTTTCACTGTCCAGGAAGACGATATAATATGATGACAACAAATATAGCAGAGTCCATGAATTCTATACTGAAAGAACCTAGAGATTTGCCTATTGCTTCATTCCTTGAACATGTTCGAGCTTTGCTACAACGTTGGTTTTGGGAGCGTCGAGAAGAAGGCATTAAAGTGACGTCTACATTGACTAAATGGGCAGAGTTAGttctacaaaagaaacaagaacgaGCTTTGACAATGAAAGTCAACCCAATTGATTGTTACCAATTCCATGTTAAAGATTTAGATAAAGAGGAGGTCATAAATCTTCATACTCAAGAGTGCACTTGTAAGGAGTTTCAAGCTGAGCAACTACCATGCGCACATGCCATTGCTGTTGCACGGGATCgcaatataaatgtttatagctTATGTGCTAACTATTACACTAATGAATGTTTGTTGGCAGCATATTCGGAGGCCGTCTACCCAGTTGGGAATCAGTCGGAATGGAAGACAACCGAAGAATATGTACATATGACTGTCTTACCTCCGAAAGTAGTCAAAAGAGTTGGTCGACCGAAGAAAAAGAGGATTCCAAGTGTCGGTGAAGCACCAAAATTGCATAAATGTGGTCGATGTAAAGAAACAGGCCACAATAGATTAACGTGTACCAATCCAATTTCATACATCCAGAAGTCGAGCATACAAGATTAG
- the LOC116403832 gene encoding uncharacterized protein LOC116403832, with the protein MVRHFTNQKELVRPAKTRFATACITLSSIHRQKNNLRKMFTSDEWKDNKWSKEQQRKRVVQTILLASFWTTIVFALKVSGPLVRVLRLVDGEKKPPMGYIYEAMDRAKEAIAKSFNNNEEKYKDIFTIIDKRWELQLHRPLHAAGYYLNPSFYYSNPNIQEDDEIVNGLYSCITKMVASLEVQDKILAELMEWWDNFGQSTPNLQKFAVRILGLTCSASGCKRSWSVFEQQERNRLAQSRLNDLVFIKYNRALKRRYNLRDIVDPISLKDIDDSNEWLIGRLDDDFEEDDELVVNDDDSLTWGDVSRAVGAKEPSFYSRASTSKPKTIVSCSSSSTTQRKQVNLDDFDLEEEDTDGYKSNEGLNEDEDQFSDDEFDL; encoded by the exons ATGGTGCGACATTTTACTAACCAAAAGGAGTTAGTTAGACCAGCTAAGACTCGTTTTGCTACTGCTTGCATTACATTATCGAGTATACACCGTCAAAAGAATAATCTGAGGAAGATGTTTACTTCAGATGAATGGAAGGACAACAAATGGAGTAAGGAGCAACAAAGGAAACGAGTAGTTCAGACTATTTTGTTGGCTAGTTTTTGGACTACAATTGTTTTCGCTCTTAAAGTATCTGGCCCACTAGTCCGAGTTCTTAGATTGGTTGATGGCGAGAAGAAGCCACCTATGGGATATATTTATGAGGCCATGGATAGAGCTAAGGAAGCTATTGCTAAAtcctttaataataatgaagaaaaatacaaagacATTTTCAccataattgataaaagatgGGAGCTTCAGCTGCATCGTCCTCTGCATGCAGCGGGGTATTATTTAAACCCGTCATTCTATTATTCGAATCCTAACATCCAGGAGGATGATGAAATAGTTAATGGACTCTACTCATGCATAACGAAAATGGTTGCTTCATTGGAAGTACAAGACAAAATACTTGCAGAACTAA TGGAATGGTGGGATAATTTTGGACAATCAACTCCAAACTTGCAAAAGTTTGCTGTGAGAATTTTAGGTCTTACTTGTAGTGCTTCTGGATGCAAGCGTAGTTGGAGTGTGTTTGAACAG CAAGAACGAAATAGGCTTGCTCAAAGTCGTTTGAATGATCTAGTgttcatcaaatacaacagAGCACTAAAACGTCGATACAACCTACGAGATATTGTCGACCCCATCTCCTTGAAAGATATTGATGATAGTAATGAGTGGTTGATTGGAAGATTGGATGACGATTTTGAGGAGGATGATGAGTTGGTAGTTAACGATGATGATTCTTTAACGTGGGGTGATGTTTCTAGAGCTGTCGGAGCAAAAGAACCATCATTCTATTCTAGAGCTAGTACATCTAAACCAAAGACTATTGTTTCATGTTCATCCTCGTCTACCACGCAACGGAAACAAGTAAATTTAGATGACTTcgatttggaagaagaagatactgATGGCTATAAGTCTAACGAAGGATTGAATGAAGACGAGGATCAATTTAGTGATGATGAGTTTGATCTTTAG